The following are encoded in a window of Candidatus Microthrix parvicella Bio17-1 genomic DNA:
- a CDS encoding patatin-like phospholipase family protein: METETAFVLGGGGDLGAHEVGMLGALIDFGIIPDLVVGTSIGSINGAMIAADPSARSVEALTELWTTLDHSGVFGGSVFSKVTTLARSGTHLSDNRVLRELLEQILPVRHIEDLAVSFECVAASIEHATAHYFSAGPLVDAILASSAVPGMFPPVEIDGEHFLDGGLVSSIPLDRAITHGATTIYVLQVGRVEAPLAPPSNPWEVAMVAFEISRRHRFTEALRNLPDNIAVHVLPTGDPKSFNDVSQYRRGNSESIERRIDRSYEASVDYLNAFES; this comes from the coding sequence ATGGAAACAGAGACGGCGTTCGTCCTGGGTGGCGGCGGGGATCTCGGTGCACACGAGGTGGGAATGCTCGGCGCGCTGATCGATTTCGGCATCATTCCCGACCTGGTCGTGGGCACCTCGATTGGTTCCATCAACGGGGCCATGATCGCCGCAGACCCTTCCGCTCGTAGCGTCGAGGCGCTGACCGAGCTGTGGACCACGCTCGACCACTCGGGGGTGTTTGGTGGCTCGGTCTTTTCCAAGGTGACCACCCTCGCCAGATCGGGGACCCACCTGAGCGACAACCGGGTGCTGCGGGAACTCCTCGAACAGATCCTGCCCGTTCGACACATCGAAGACCTCGCGGTGAGCTTCGAGTGTGTCGCAGCGAGCATCGAGCACGCCACAGCCCACTACTTCTCGGCGGGGCCCCTGGTTGACGCCATCCTGGCGTCGTCGGCCGTGCCAGGCATGTTTCCCCCGGTTGAAATCGACGGCGAGCACTTCCTCGATGGCGGGCTGGTCTCCTCGATTCCCTTGGACCGGGCGATCACCCACGGTGCGACCACCATCTACGTGCTGCAGGTCGGCCGGGTGGAAGCGCCGTTGGCGCCGCCGTCAAACCCGTGGGAGGTGGCGATGGTGGCCTTCGAGATCTCCCGTCGGCATCGTTTCACCGAGGCGTTGCGCAACCTGCCGGACAACATCGCAGTGCACGTCCTGCCGACCGGAGACCCGAAGTCGTTCAACGACGTGAGCCAGTATCGGCGCGGCAACTCGGAGTCGATTGAGCGTCGAATCGACAGGTCCTATGAGGCATCCGTCGACTACCTGAATGCATTCGAATCGTGA
- a CDS encoding 1-acyl-sn-glycerol-3-phosphate acyltransferase, translated as MKLPPRWVRRIVFWPLPLLIFFLYVTTVPLLLIAALILSYRLPGKWRALRLLGLATCYLFVEVVVTVAALGLWLASGFGWKLSLEAFVSAHYRLLRWALRLLVYTGSRLFSLNIEQDGMALPTDSRDGTSSDAPLIVLSRHAGPADSFLLLHEVMSWEGRRPRIVAKAALQLDPVFDILLNRLPNRFIMQNPAPGSDTTSSIAELASGMTNQGAFVIFPEGGNFTEGRRTRAIERLRSDGHEEAARRAESMTHVLAPRPAGTLAAIDACPAADVVFVAHTGLDQIFTVSDLWASLPEDKTLHLAWRVVPASEIPTDSAERMDWLFRAWERIDRWIDEQRERE; from the coding sequence GTGAAGCTGCCCCCTCGCTGGGTGCGTCGAATTGTTTTCTGGCCACTTCCGCTGCTGATCTTTTTCCTGTACGTCACGACCGTGCCGCTGCTTCTGATCGCCGCGCTGATCCTGTCCTATCGACTTCCCGGCAAGTGGCGGGCACTGCGCCTTTTGGGGCTTGCCACGTGCTATCTGTTCGTCGAGGTGGTGGTCACCGTGGCCGCCCTTGGTTTGTGGTTGGCGTCGGGGTTCGGCTGGAAACTCTCGTTGGAGGCGTTTGTGAGCGCCCACTACCGGCTGCTGCGTTGGGCATTGCGGCTCCTCGTGTACACGGGAAGCCGACTGTTCTCCCTCAACATCGAACAAGACGGAATGGCGTTGCCCACCGATTCCCGTGATGGCACCAGCAGCGATGCCCCGCTGATCGTGCTGAGCAGGCATGCCGGACCCGCCGACTCGTTTCTCCTGCTGCACGAGGTCATGTCCTGGGAGGGCCGTCGTCCCCGAATCGTTGCCAAGGCGGCGCTTCAGCTTGATCCGGTGTTCGACATACTGCTCAACCGGCTTCCCAACCGGTTCATCATGCAGAACCCCGCACCGGGCAGCGACACGACCTCCTCGATTGCCGAACTGGCATCAGGTATGACCAACCAGGGTGCGTTTGTGATCTTCCCGGAAGGTGGCAACTTCACCGAAGGCCGCCGCACACGGGCCATTGAACGGCTGCGAAGCGACGGCCACGAAGAGGCGGCCCGACGCGCAGAGTCGATGACCCATGTGTTGGCCCCGCGCCCGGCGGGCACCTTGGCCGCCATCGACGCATGCCCCGCCGCTGATGTGGTCTTCGTTGCTCACACCGGCCTCGATCAGATCTTTACGGTTTCGGACCTGTGGGCATCGCTCCCCGAGGACAAGACGTTGCATTTGGCCTGGCGGGTTGTCCCGGCCAGCGAGATTCCGACCGACTCGGCCGAGCGTATGGACTGGCTGTTCCGGGCCTGGGAACGCATCGACCGGTGGATCGACGAGCAACGCGAGAGGGAATAG